A region of Phaeodactylum tricornutum CCAP 1055/1 chromosome 14, whole genome shotgun sequence DNA encodes the following proteins:
- a CDS encoding predicted protein has protein sequence MSGTARPSRRRQSVRHYTDDNPNTFTVKPSRSTAVDHTNPDDHHNPGGRVRARTTARRRPSPPVVVNHNPTRKRRREETVRSETHSNTVRTTPHNNNNNKTSWVTKLVFRQRSMVPASDGTGDTAHRPTDTCLSHDVSFQPLWWPANDNNNNNNNSSTTTTPSTGVTNRVRNTLPPPPPPTWTPLRPASAVRLARDGHGEPLQLPPPAITSWENRRDGGGICVGDAAGTVTLYYGDPSHGIPGQSLDTTAALREAQRPILSKKVMVYPNAVTHASWQQHVVVLETLSELEAWNVRTHTRLWTLPLGNARHDHDEAATNDSNLPVGVTTTPPLVPLDLQVWPHDATQNHTDYSCRVLFLPSSSHVQLDVSTITDDAEASHPSLDVVKLYCLEFSTGTTASLPASPSTTLTTKRTTPRIRSLVPEGYNASTFLCHAAVWDTPGAPHQPPRMALLVAQMFVDDTLQLLRVDTETSGEADNAYAIIRDQSALTAVPSKTSVLDCSLTLTPDCVLICTPRGIRCHDRATLQPLTVYGEHVALHGQTVCWQRCLWVPEPASTGRGGAAVSASGPFEKAATVTNKKKQSWWTRADEVDARLRFDQTNGPNEPPVPQVSHYVLVGLPHPVKGPEDLNGTIYIWKPSQPHAPLLTLPAPTKSGGLLNLHVQNSADGWKLATATFEHGQGWEMRTSLKSSFAGTMYPVGYSVIPDNVEYVEDEDELDTLMVPAPEVDDESDNAVSDPIPKTPPSDQDFETALRLSLLEQHGKQSVSSKQSRDPQDEEVSVLDTDDGSADNLLLPTRLDLPLLQFLQRESNETVVNPLELSPPSGHPKSIVNVVFSSLPQFGSVKQIYRVHRRQAEEAAMREQLAASATASLTTMAVVPKPKSKRTRTANVEALLQASIDPTLRRKMLAAGKQWAEGDGSRLRGTELHPDADDINKGSLAKPPPTKQELVELASQEEKELAFELLCLSPSKPSTPKAVPDHEVEAGPFAVPEPKTSSWKANGTVAPPPPPTVMSASTNVVTALPEHSPPRISRVTDATSPISVSNGVLATHNHACPMSCAACRGRMVRHVRGKREKPVDYDAIARKEREIKEREEAEKQRLKAEKRRAAEARRREARRRKKEEEAAKRREDDEKHRQESERMRLLEQEQFERARILERDNEPVAPAPMPTPIQLWTEESVPPQYVPPPPPPPPPPPPVALERPTAIPSFSAINAATVASTSEILPSARLPDERSSLTFAVSDGNGQETGVHGFSPNSPGNSNGGSPGFPLHVGSQPPVSASNIDSTSAGNTQEGQSQELQEASDRFPGQSEFQSLDAADSGQNDVFRSEGTPGQSLERTSYNTKWDGGYRGGAPPTEYYQSVDASRHISTASHHNQNVGTGDDQPSPHQQYCQREESVAAKSYNHRSGTEESPAHNFPTVPLENAPPVIHVSDFVASEPLSTNDALAALAGLANSMMPEATEEIVDYGQQPSGIASSGVGWSYGGQEEAAPRITYDYAGSSDRRSAILAQFNAENKGETTDSSLYQAYGASENNGYAIQNYSAAVDQDYHTPISDSTQTGYTESQQQDANPVYISQAPHTASSDYVQKQEQRKEQGDQ, from the coding sequence ATGTCGGGAACGGCACGTCCTTCACGACGGCGTCAGTCGGTACGCCACTACACGGACGACAATCCCAATACCTTTACGGTCAAACCGTCTCGCAGTACGGCAGTGGATCATACCAACCCCGACGACCACCACAACCCTGGGGGACGAGTCCGTGCCCGGACGACCGCGAGACGGAGACCATCACCAcccgtcgtcgtcaatcACAACCCGACGCGGAAACGTCGACGGGAGGAAACCGTCCGTTCCGAGACGCATTCCAATACCGTCCGAACCACTCCCcacaataacaacaacaacaaaacctcGTGGGTTACCAAGCTCGtctttcgacaacgttcCATGGTCCCCGCGTCCGATGGAACGGGGGACACCGCGCACCGTCCCACCGATACCTGTCTGTCACACGACGTAAGTTTCCAACCCCTCTGGTGGCCtgccaacgacaacaacaacaacaacaacaatagcagtACTACCACAACTCCCTCTACCGGCGTTACCAATCGCGTCCGCAACACACTGCCACCGCCGCCCCCACCCACGTGGACGCCTCTCCGACCCGCTTCGGCCGTGCGCTTGGCGCGAGACGGACACGGCGAGCCCCTGCAATTGCCACCGCCCGCGATCACGTCTTGGGAAAACCGTCGCGACGGAGGTGGAATCTGTGTCGGCGACGCCGCCGGGACCGTCACGCTCTACTACGGCGACCCCTCCCACGGAATTCCCGGACAGTCTCTCGACACCACCGCGGCACTCCGGGAAGCCCAACGACccattctttccaaaaaggtcATGGTCTATCCCAACGCCGTCACCCACGCATCCTGGCAACAACACGTCGTTGTGCTCGAAACCCTCAGCGAATTGGAAGCCTGGAACGTACGGACCCACACGCGTTTGTGGACCCTGCCCCTGGGTAACGCTCGCCACGATCACGACGAAGCCGCGACGAACGATTCCAACCTGCCTGTGGGTGTGACCACCACTCCACCGTTGGTACCCTTGGATCTACAGGTATGGCCCCATGATGCCACCCAGAATCATACGGACTATTCCTGTCGGGTCCTCTTTCTACCATCCAGTAGTCACGTGCAATTGGATGTGAGCACCATCACCGACGACGCCGAAGCGAGCCATCCAAGCCTGGATGTGGTCAAACTCTACTGCTTGGAATTTTCCACGGGAACCACGGCGTCACTGCCGGCATCCCCGTCCACCACGCTAACGACGAAAAGAACCACACCACGCATCCGATCCCTTGTGCCGGAAGGATACAACGCAAGTACCTTTCTTTGTCACGCAGCCGTCTGGGATACCCCGGGGGCACCCCACCAACCCCCACGCATGGCCCTGCTGGTGGCACAAATGTTCGTGGACGACACGCTACAACTGCTCCGCGTCGATACCGAAACCTCCGGCGAGGCGGACAACGCGTACGCGATTATACGAGACCAATCCGCCTTGACTGCCGTCCCGTCCAAGACATCCGTCCTGGATTGTTCCCTCACCCTCACGCCCGACTGCGTCTTAATCTGCACACCCCGTGGCATTCGCTGTCACGACCGCGCCACCCTGCAACCCCTTACGGTGTACGGAGAACACGTGGCCTTGCACGGACAAACGGTATGCTGGCAACGCTGTTTGTGGGTGCCGGAACCCGCGTCGACCGGTCGCGGCGGTGCCGCCGTGTCCGCGTCCGGACCGTTCGAAAAAGCCGCGACGGTGaccaacaagaagaaacagTCCTGGTGGACTCGTGCCGACGAAGTCGACGCGCGTCTCCGTTTCGACCAAACCAATGGGCCGAACGAGCCTCCGGTACCCCAAGTGAGTCACTACGTGTTGGTCGGTTTACCCCACCCCGTCAAAGGACCGGAAGATTTGAACGGCACGATATACATATGGAAGCCGTCACAACCGCACGCGCCCCTGTTGACTCTACCGGCTCCCACCAAGAGCGGCGGTCTGCTGAATCTGCACGTGCAGAATTCTGCCGACGGATGGAAACTGGCCACGGCCACGTTCGAACACGGACAAGGCTGGGAAATGCGCACCTCGTTGAAGAGTTCCTTCGCCGGAACCATGTATCCGGTAGGCTACAGTGTCATTCCCGATAATGTGGAGTAcgtggaagacgaagacgaactGGACACCCTTATGGTGCCCGCACCGGAGGTAGATGACGAAAGTGACAACGCTGTGAGCGACCCAATACCGAAAACACCACCTTCCGACCAGGATTTCGAAACCGCGTTGCGACTATCGTTGCTCGAGCAACATGGCAAGCAATCGGTAAGCTCGAAGCAATCCCGCGATCCGCAAGACGAGGAGGTGTCCGTCTTGGATACCGACGATGGTAGTGCGGACAATCTGCTATTACCGACCCGTCTCGACTTGCCTCTTTTGCAGTTTCTGCAACGAGAATCGAACGAGACCGTAGTCAACCCGCTCGAACTATCACCCCCCAGTGGTCACCCCAAGTCTATCGTGAACGTTGTTTTTTCCAGTCTCCCGCAATTTGGCTCGGTGAAACAGATTTATCGAGTTCATCGTCGACAAGCGGAGGAAGCTGCCATGAGGGAACAGTTGGCTGCTTCGGCGACAGCATCGCTGACGACCATGGCGGTGGTTCCTAAACCAAAAAGCAAACGAACCAGGACGGCCAACGTTGAAGCCTTATTACAAGCTTCCATTGATCCGACGTTGCGTCGAAAAATGCTGGCTGCCGGTAAACAGTGGGCGGAGGGGGACGGTAGTCGCCTTCGTGGCACCGAATTGCATCCGGACGCGGACGATATCAACAAGGGCAGCCTGGCGAAACCGCCCCCCACCAAGCAAGAATTGGTAGAATTGGCTTcccaagaagaaaaagaactGGCGTTTGAGTTGCTTTGTTTGAGCCCTTCCAAGCCGAGTACTCCGAAAGCAGTACCCGACCACGAGGTAGAGGCGGGTCCATTCGCAGTTCCCGAGCCAAAGACTTCCTCCTGGAAGGCCAACGGTACAGTGGCTCCGCCGCCTCCACCAACCGTGATGAGCGCGTCAACCAACGTGGTGACCGCACTCCCCGAGCATAGCCCACCGCGCATTTCACGCGTTACGGATGCAACATCTCCAATCTCGGTGTCCAATGGTGTGCTCGCAACGCACAACCACGCCTGCCCGATGTCTTGCGCGGCATGCCGCGGGCGAATGGTCCGACACGTCCGTGGGAAACGGGAAAAACCCGTAGACTATGACGCCATTGCTCGAAAAGAGCGCGAAATCAAGGAACGAGAGGAAGCGGAAAAACAACGACTTAAGGCAGAAAAACGACGGGCGGCCGAAGCGCGACGACGGGAGGCTCGAAGACGGAAAAAGGAGGAAGAGGCAGCAAAACGGAGGGAAGATGACGAAAAACATCGACAAGAATCCGAGCGGATGCGACTATTGGAGCAAGAACAGTTTGAAAGGGCACGAATACTGGAGCGCGACAATGAACCAGTCGCTCCAGCACCGATGCCTACACCAATTCAGTTATGGACGGAAGAAAGTGTGCCACCACAATATGTTccgcctcctcctcctcctcctcctcctccaccaccgGTAGCTCTGGAACGTCCCACAGCAATTCCCAGTTTTTCGGCCATCAATGCTGCGACTGTTGCGTCGACGTCTGAAATATTACCTTCAGCACGTCTTCCAGATGAAAGAAGTAGCCTCACGTTCGCCGTCAGCGACGGCAATGGTCAGGAAACAGGAGTACATGGATTCAGCCCAAATAGTCCGGGAAATAGCAATGGGGGAAGCCCCGGCTTTCCGCTCCATGTCGGTAGCCAGCCTCCTGTCTCGGCGTCAAATATTGATTCTACAAGTGCTGGGAATACTCAAGAGGGTCAGAGCCAGGAGCTCCAGGAGGCGAGCGATCGGTTTCCGGGTCAAAGCGAGTTTCAATCCCTGGACGCCGCAGATTCGGGTCAAAACGATGTTTTCCGTAGCGAAGGGACTCCGGGGCAAAGCTTGGAGAGGACTTCTTACAACACAAAGTGGGATGGGGGATATCGTGGAGGCGCTCCACCGACTGAGTACTACCAATCGGTGGATGCAAGTCGACACATTTCCACGGCCAGTCATCATAACCAGAATGTTGGCACTGGAGACGACCAACCATCACCGCACCAGCAGTACTGCCAAAGAGAAGAATCAGTGGCGGCAAAATCGTACAACCATCGTTCTGGTACGGAGGAAAGCCCGGCACATAACTTCCCCACGGttcctttggaaaatgcGCCTCCGGTGATTCACGTCTCGGACTTTGTGGCGTCGGAACCGCTTTCGACGAACGATGCTTTGGCTGCTCTTGCTGGGCTCGCAAATAGTATGATGCCCGAGGCAACCGAAGAGATTGTCGATTACGGTCAACAACCGTCCGGCATTGCAAGCAGTGGAGTCGGCTGGAGCTACGGTGGTCAAGAAGAAGCAGCTCCCCGAATAACGTACGACTATGCTGGCTCGTCCGATCGACGTTCGGCAATTCTGGCCCAATTCAATGCGGAAAATAAGGGAGAAACCACCGACAGCTCTTTGTATCAGGCCTACGGAGCGTCTGAGAATAACGGATATGCCATTCAAAATTACTCGGCTGCAGTAGACCAAGACTATCACACGCCGATTAGCGATTCCACACAAACTGGCTACACGGAGTCGCAACAGCAGGATGCCAATCCAGTCTACATTTCGCAAGCCCCTCACACTGCTTCGTCGGACTACGTTCAAAAACAGGAGCAGCGAAAAGAGCAGGGCGATCAATAA
- a CDS encoding predicted protein: MPSVKRRSSVVPVSHGVHESNGNANGSPQHHGISPLSGIALASGGPTSFDPPTASLFPSADTTHGGEKGRLWRRRRKRWQRRLRIGYGRWQRLLLQVFLLLLLAVFCGFVVRVFVFRNSSSVSSTETDALPSIPFQTNFPDAPVCHSLSPDDVSYTLVTQLSQDRLWMMEHHCQRWGPSHPMSIAVFTNQTVAEVRSQLVALGCAPEQLASVQTLPSTAAAVSDYPVNVLRNLAFRAVTTTHIVYVDVDFWPSADLHATLSGARIRHALAQNERTALVIPAFQLQRQCRAWKECPDQNVPVMPTHKAALERLSRNRQAFPFDPTNVGGHGSTKYRAWIKSQPDGVLLEIPCVLSNRYEPYLVVRYCDVLPPFQEAFSGYGKNKMTWVLQLLHTGYRLFQIPQSFVTHYPHLDSPSRMAWNGGRGGAPLPKPRAADGAPNRMRGNGDSAAGTVDWLRYRRGRVDHVFVQFREWLRTMVTDARVVPYCESAEDDDGRLWIDHDTDTPPVRKRLNPNEQVGDAGLPRTSR; the protein is encoded by the coding sequence ATGCCGTCGGTCAAACGGCGGTCGTCGGTGGTTCCGGTGAGCCACGGAGTGCACGAAAGTAACGGCAACGCCAACGGCAGCCCGCAACACCACGGAATATCCCCGCTGTCGGGCATCGCCCTGGCTTCGGGTGGACCGACGTCCTTCGACCCTCCGACGGCATCTTTGTTTCCGTCGGCGGACACGACTCACGGTGGTGAAAAAGGTCGGCTCTGGCGTAGACGGAGGAAACGTTGGCAACGAAGACTGCGGATTGGGTACGGACGTTGGCAACGACTACTTCTACAAGTTTTTCTATTGCTATTATTGGCAGTTTTCTGTGGTTTCGTGGTACGAGTATTCGTTTTTCGCAACTCATCTTCAGTGTCGTCAACCGAAACGGACGCCCTTCCGAGCATTCCCTTTCAAACCAACTTCCCCGATGCTCCCGTTTGTCACAGTCTGTCCCCGGACGACGTATCCTATACACTGGTCACGCAGTTGAGTCAGGATCGCTTGTGGATGATGGAGCACCACTGTCAGCGATGGGGTCCATCCCATCCCATGTCCATCGCTGTATTCACCAACCAAACCGTCGCAGAAGTCCGCTCCCAACTCGTCGCGTTGGGTTGTGCACCGGAGCAGCTCGCCTCCGTCCAAACGTTGCCGtccacggcggcggcggtgtCCGACTACCCGGTCAACGTCTTGCGCAATCTCGCCTTTCGCGCCGTCACCACTACCCACATTGTGTACGTGGACGTGGACTTTTGGCCGTCCGCGGATTTGCACGCCACGTTGTCCGGGGCCCGCATTCGGCACGCGCTAGCGCAGAACGAACGCACCGCCCTGGTCATCCCCGCCTTTCAACTGCAACGCCAGTGTCGTGCGTGGAAGGAATGTCCGGATCAAAACGTGCCGGTCATGCCCACGCACAAGGCCGCCCTCGAACGACTTTCCCGAAACCGACAGGCCTTCCCGTTCGATCCCACCAATGTGGGAGGCCACGGGTCCACAAAGTACCGGGCGTGGATTAAAAGCCAACCCGACGGCGTGCTGTTGGAAATTCCGTGCGTACTGTCGAACCGGTACGAACCGTACCTGGTGGTGCGCTACTGCGACGTCCTCCCGCCCTTTCAGGAAGCGTTTTCCGGCTACGGCAAGAACAAAATGACGTGGGTCCTGCAACTGTTGCACACGGGATACCGTCTGTTCCAAATTCCGCAATCCTTCGTGACGCACTATCCGCATCTGGATTCCCCGTCGCGCATGGCGTGGAACGGGGGTCGGGGTGGGGCGCCGTTGCCGAAACCGCGGGCGGCGGACGGGGCGCCGAACAGAATGCGTGGCAATGGTGATAGTGCTGCTGGTACGGTCGACTGGTTGCGGTACCGACGGGGCCGTGTCGACCACGTGTTTGTACAATTCCGGGAGTGGTTGCGGACGATGGTGACGGACGCCCGGGTGGTCCCGTACTGCGAGTCGGCCGAAGATGATGACGGTCGGTTGTGGATTGATCACGACACGGATACACCGCCGGTGCGGAAACGACTCAACCCTAACGAGCAAGTGGGCGATGCCGGACTTCCCCGAACCTCTCGATAG
- a CDS encoding predicted protein, translated as MIPRYAYGIAVLLGADQAIASTTPTGIRAVPWATPHSHNRMIDQAHHLLMQARVRDLCEYATSSYPIFQTGCRKEARVAPDNTARPIPYGTVRPSAHADTTPKLSRRLLDSDEAFRWDWTSLILAFLCVLCAAFCAGLIMGILSLDELQLHIKIRAGSDPEEQRYANRLLPLVQQRHLVLVSLLLLNFLADEVLPLCLDNVMPTWMAVLTSVVLVVFVSEIIPSAVFIGPDQLRLASQISPFAYAVIYLFYPIAYPIALLLDYLLKGEDELGNQYNRGELSALVRIQYEGRLAAKRRELKERRMEQGIAGLDDDESQLSDIPPSITFQHDTHSIQTTEVNMMQGALALKTTNARDVCTKIRKAYTVIDSMVLDSGNVARIYGVGYSRVPVYQRNQRRPRDITGIVGILLTRQLILIQPEHRRPVSSLPLYQPVCVGPEANMIELLQMFQGGSAGNKGGHMALVCERPGIATTALDQKKAIPPEAGVIGIITMEDVIEELLQEPIYDEGDREEREEMERAEWAFRKWRLFVKLRRRQRELLTELESTEGTPLLTNHKMYNTSTIFRPE; from the coding sequence ATGATTCCGAGGTACGCGTACGGGATCGCGGTCCTCCTCGGGGCGGATCAAGCCATCGCCAGCACCACGCCAACCGGCATTCGTGCCGTACCATGGGCGACGCCACACTCTCACAACAGAATGATTGATCAAGCTCACCATTTGCTGATGCAGGCACGTGTCCGTGATCTCTGCGAGTACGCGACGAGTAGTTATCCCATTTTCCAAACGGGCTGTCGCAAAGAGGCCCGCGTCGCACCGGACAACACGGCTCGGCCGATCCCATACGGAACGGTGCGACCTTCCGCCCACGCAGATACAACCCCAAAGCTCTCCCGTCGACTACTCGACTCCGACGAGGCCTTTCGTTGGGATTGGACCAGTCTAATTCTCGCCTTTCTCTGTGTCTTGTGTGCCGCCTTTTGCGCTGGTCTCATTATGGGTATTCTCAGTCTCGACGAGCTCCAACTCCACATTAAAATTCGGGCGGGATCCGATCCGGAAGAACAACGCTACGCCAACCGGCTTTTGCCACTCGTGCAACAACGTCATTTGGTTCTGGTGTCGCTCTTGCTTCTCAACTTTCTGGCCGACGAAGTTTTGCCACTCTGTCTCGACAACGTCATGCCGACCTGGATGGCCGTCTTGACGtccgtcgtcctcgtcgttttTGTTTCGGAAATCATTCCCTCCGCCGTCTTTATCGGACCCGATCAGTTGCGCTTGGCGAGTCAGATTTCACCCTTCGCCTACGCCGTCATTTATCTATTCTATCCCATTGCCTATCCTATAGCACTGCTCCTCGACTATCTCCTCAAAGGTGAAGACGAACTCGGCAACCAGTACAATCGGGGCGAACTCTCCGCACTGGTACGAATCCAGTACGAAGGCCGCCTGGCGGCCAAGCGCCGGGAACTCAAGGAACGACGCATGGAACAGGGGATTGCGGGgctggacgacgacgagtcccAATTATCCGATATTCCACCCTCGATTACCTTCCAGCACGACACGCATTCTATTCAGACTACCGAAGTCAACATGATGCAAGGCGCACTGGCCTTGAAAACCACCAACGCTCGCGACGTGTGTACCAAAATTCGGAAAGCTTACACCGTCATTGACAGTATGGTGTTGGACAGTGGCAATGTGGCCCGTATTTATGGAGTGGGTTATAGCCGCGTCCCCGTCTATCAACGCAACCAGCGGAGACCGAGAGATATCACCGGCATTGTTGGTATTCTACTAACCCGACAACTAATCTTGATTCAGCCCGAACACCGCCGACCCGTCTCGTCGTTGCCTCTGTACCAGCCCGTGTGTGTTGGACCGGAAGCCAACATGATCGAATTGCTACAAATGTTTCAGGGGGGCAGTGCCGGGAACAAAGGTGGGCACATGGCCCTCGTGTGTGAGCGTCCGGGGATCGCGACAACCGCCCTGGACCAGAAAAAGGCCATTCCTCCGGAAGCCGGCGTCATTGGTATCATTACCATGGAAGACGTAATTGAAGAATTGTTGCAGGAACCAATTTACGATGAAGGCGACCGAGAAGAacgggaagaaatggaaagagcCGAGTGGGCCTTTCGCAAATGGCGTTTGTTTGTCAAACTCCGGCGTCGCCAGCGCGAGCTCTTGACAGAATTAGAAAGCACTGAAGGCACGCCCTTACTGACCAACCACAAAATGTACAATACTTCGACCATTTTCCGGCCGGAATAA